The DNA segment TCTTCTCGGCGATAATTGAAGGCTAAAACATTCGCTCAGAAGCGTTTTCCTCGTTGAGCGCGACGAGCCGCCAAGCAAAGGTTCTCCCAAGCGAGGATCTCAGACCAAAGGTTCCCGTAGCGTTTCATGAATGTTGTTGCTTAATCCAACTTCCCAAGTCCTTGCCAATTTCTTGCAGTCGTTCGTTGACGTATTCGTGACGCTGGCTGGAAATCATCTGAAAATCATAAAGCATTCGGGTTTGATAGCGCAGGATGTCAAGGTGAATATTGAGTTGTTGCAACTGTTGAGATCTGCCTTGTTTATCGTAAC comes from the Cyanobacteria bacterium GSL.Bin1 genome and includes:
- the avd gene encoding diversity-generating retroelement protein Avd, whose product is MNELPIIQKTYDLILWYVPILQRLPKPHRFGLGQRITDRLYNLLEGLIQARYDKQGRSQQLQQLNIHLDILRYQTRMLYDFQMISSQRHEYVNERLQEIGKDLGSWIKQQHS